Proteins encoded within one genomic window of Lemur catta isolate mLemCat1 chromosome 23, mLemCat1.pri, whole genome shotgun sequence:
- the C23H1orf116 gene encoding specifically androgen-regulated gene protein isoform X2 produces the protein MRQGLKSDSSYDFLSAEEKECLLFLEETIGALDTEADSGLSTDESEPATTPRGSRALPVAQPAPQGDPEETVARQGLGPRRVTQSSSSHPPEPQGLGLRSGSYSLPRNIHIGGSQNLRKSTPQAKTLVVAGEPERPAAEPEKPRASQGGKPRGAALDLDVVLIPPPEAFRDTQPERCRDDSLPAGPGQQSHTPQLHTPANPQKSEQIPSEAMSQKAKQKDSEGGPRQPGPPPAVLSQSARAEDAPPPSGEDPHARLPPLTAPKPRKLPPNIVLKSSRSSFHSDPQNWLSRHAEATSGDSCLVSSSVQEQRKARREALEKLGLPQDQDEPGLHLKHTSSIRLKETRAQGPSSAPAPAPAQPAGPAQVSAAVPAAGKAPAPARGPSPMQAPAPAPAQGSSPSTVLIPAQVTPPGNVAAAKSVPIPIPKAPRANSPLTQPKPDSALTLQQSSIPGLRQMNFKSKTLERSGVGLSSYLSAEKDVSPQTSASLEKASILDKVSPSILRNSRPRPASLGTGKDFAAIQVGKLADLEQEQSSKHLFYQGQSRDKLPRPLCVSVKISPKGDPGEHRREALKKLGLLKE, from the exons AGTGACAGCAGCTACGACTTCCTGTCCGCTGAAGAGAAGGAGTGTCTGCTCTTCCTGGAGGAGACCATTGGCGCGTTGGACACTGAGGCTGACAGTGGACTGTCCACTGACGAGTCTGAGCCAGCCACAACGCCCCGAGGATCGCGGGCACTGCCCGTAGCCCAGCCTGCTCCCCAGG GAGATCCGGAAGAGACAGTCGCTCGGCAAGGACTAGGGCCAAGGAGAGTGACTCAGTCCAGCTCATCCCACCCTCctgagccccagggcctgggcctccgGTCTGGCTCCTACAGCCTCCCCAGGAACATCCACATTGGCGGAAGCCAGAACCTCAGGAAAAGCACCCCCCAGGCTAAGACCCTCGTGGTCGCTGGAGAACCCGAGAGGCCTGCAGCAGAGCCTGAGAAACCGCGGGCCAGCCAGGGCGGCAAGCCCCGGGGGGCTGCCCTAGATTTGGACGTGGTGCTCATCCCTCCCCCAGAGGCCTTCCGGGACACCCAGCCAGAACGGTGCAGGGACGACAGCCTGCCGGCGGGGCCAGGACAGCAGAGCCACACACCCCAGCTCCACACGCCAGCCAACCCCCAGAAGAGCGAGCAGATTCCTTCAGAGGCCATGTCCCAAAAAGCCAAGCAAAAAGACTCAGAGGGGGGCCCAAGACAGCCAGGGCCTCCTCCTGCCGTGTTGTCCCAGAGTGCAAGAGCTGAGGATGCTCCCCCTCCATCAGGGGAGGACCCGCATGCCCGGCTGCCTCCCCTCACAGCCCCTAAGCCCCGGAAGCTGCCACCTAATATTGTTCTGAAGAGCAGCCGAAGCAGCTTCCACAGTGATCCCCAGAACTGGCTGTCCCGCCACGCTGAGGCCACCTCTGGGGACTCCTGCCTGGTCTCCTCTTCAGTGCAGGAGCAGCGGAAAGCACGCAGAGAGGCGCTGGAGAAGCTGGGGCTGCCCCAGGACCAAGATGAGCCCGGCCTCCACTTAAAGCACACAAGCTCCATCAGACTCAAGGAGACCCGTGCTCAGGGCCCTTCCTCGGCTCCTGCTCCAGCTCCGGCTCAGCCCGCAGGTCCTGCTCAGGTCTCAGCAGCTGTCCCTGCTGCAGGGAAGGCTCCAGCTCCAGCTCGGGGACCTTCGCCAATGCAGGCTcctgctccagctccagctcaggGGTCTTCTCCAAGCACAGTGTTGATTCCTGCCCAGGTAACCCCTCCAGGGAATGTTGCAGCTGCCAAATCCGTGCCAATTCCCATCCCCAAGGCGCCAAGGGCAAACAGCCCCCTGACCCAGCCAAAGCCAGACTCGGCGCTGACTCTCCAGcagagcagcatccctggcctgaGACAGATGAACTTCAAGTCCAAAACGCTGGAGCGTTCGGGCGTGGGGCTGAGCAGCTACCTCTCGGCTGAGAAGGACGTCAGCCCCCAAACCAGCGCTTCTCTGGAAAAGGCCTCCATCTTGGACAAGGTCTCGCCCAGCATCTTGCGTAATTCCCGACCCCGGCCTGCCTCCCTGGGCACGGGGAAAGACTTTGCAGCCATCCAGGTGGGCAAGCTGGCAGACCTGGAGCAGGAGCAGAGCTCCAAGCACCTGTTCTACCAAGGACAGAGCCGTGACAAGCTTCCTCGACCCCTTTGTGTCAGCGTCAAGATCTCTCCCAAGGGCGACCCTGGCGAACACAGAAGGGAGGCCCTGAAGAAGCTGGGACTGTTGAAGGAGTAG
- the C23H1orf116 gene encoding specifically androgen-regulated gene protein isoform X3: MSQKAKQKDSEGGPRQPGPPPAVLSQSARAEDAPPPSGEDPHARLPPLTAPKPRKLPPNIVLKSSRSSFHSDPQNWLSRHAEATSGDSCLVSSSVQEQRKARREALEKLGLPQDQDEPGLHLKHTSSIRLKETRAQGPSSAPAPAPAQPAGPAQVSAAVPAAGKAPAPARGPSPMQAPAPAPAQGSSPSTVLIPAQVTPPGNVAAAKSVPIPIPKAPRANSPLTQPKPDSALTLQQSSIPGLRQMNFKSKTLERSGVGLSSYLSAEKDVSPQTSASLEKASILDKVSPSILRNSRPRPASLGTGKDFAAIQVGKLADLEQEQSSKHLFYQGQSRDKLPRPLCVSVKISPKGDPGEHRREALKKLGLLKE; the protein is encoded by the coding sequence ATGTCCCAAAAAGCCAAGCAAAAAGACTCAGAGGGGGGCCCAAGACAGCCAGGGCCTCCTCCTGCCGTGTTGTCCCAGAGTGCAAGAGCTGAGGATGCTCCCCCTCCATCAGGGGAGGACCCGCATGCCCGGCTGCCTCCCCTCACAGCCCCTAAGCCCCGGAAGCTGCCACCTAATATTGTTCTGAAGAGCAGCCGAAGCAGCTTCCACAGTGATCCCCAGAACTGGCTGTCCCGCCACGCTGAGGCCACCTCTGGGGACTCCTGCCTGGTCTCCTCTTCAGTGCAGGAGCAGCGGAAAGCACGCAGAGAGGCGCTGGAGAAGCTGGGGCTGCCCCAGGACCAAGATGAGCCCGGCCTCCACTTAAAGCACACAAGCTCCATCAGACTCAAGGAGACCCGTGCTCAGGGCCCTTCCTCGGCTCCTGCTCCAGCTCCGGCTCAGCCCGCAGGTCCTGCTCAGGTCTCAGCAGCTGTCCCTGCTGCAGGGAAGGCTCCAGCTCCAGCTCGGGGACCTTCGCCAATGCAGGCTcctgctccagctccagctcaggGGTCTTCTCCAAGCACAGTGTTGATTCCTGCCCAGGTAACCCCTCCAGGGAATGTTGCAGCTGCCAAATCCGTGCCAATTCCCATCCCCAAGGCGCCAAGGGCAAACAGCCCCCTGACCCAGCCAAAGCCAGACTCGGCGCTGACTCTCCAGcagagcagcatccctggcctgaGACAGATGAACTTCAAGTCCAAAACGCTGGAGCGTTCGGGCGTGGGGCTGAGCAGCTACCTCTCGGCTGAGAAGGACGTCAGCCCCCAAACCAGCGCTTCTCTGGAAAAGGCCTCCATCTTGGACAAGGTCTCGCCCAGCATCTTGCGTAATTCCCGACCCCGGCCTGCCTCCCTGGGCACGGGGAAAGACTTTGCAGCCATCCAGGTGGGCAAGCTGGCAGACCTGGAGCAGGAGCAGAGCTCCAAGCACCTGTTCTACCAAGGACAGAGCCGTGACAAGCTTCCTCGACCCCTTTGTGTCAGCGTCAAGATCTCTCCCAAGGGCGACCCTGGCGAACACAGAAGGGAGGCCCTGAAGAAGCTGGGACTGTTGAAGGAGTAG
- the C23H1orf116 gene encoding specifically androgen-regulated gene protein isoform X1, whose protein sequence is MPERELWPAGPGSEPVTRVGSCDSMMSTTSTRSGSSDSSYDFLSAEEKECLLFLEETIGALDTEADSGLSTDESEPATTPRGSRALPVAQPAPQGDPEETVARQGLGPRRVTQSSSSHPPEPQGLGLRSGSYSLPRNIHIGGSQNLRKSTPQAKTLVVAGEPERPAAEPEKPRASQGGKPRGAALDLDVVLIPPPEAFRDTQPERCRDDSLPAGPGQQSHTPQLHTPANPQKSEQIPSEAMSQKAKQKDSEGGPRQPGPPPAVLSQSARAEDAPPPSGEDPHARLPPLTAPKPRKLPPNIVLKSSRSSFHSDPQNWLSRHAEATSGDSCLVSSSVQEQRKARREALEKLGLPQDQDEPGLHLKHTSSIRLKETRAQGPSSAPAPAPAQPAGPAQVSAAVPAAGKAPAPARGPSPMQAPAPAPAQGSSPSTVLIPAQVTPPGNVAAAKSVPIPIPKAPRANSPLTQPKPDSALTLQQSSIPGLRQMNFKSKTLERSGVGLSSYLSAEKDVSPQTSASLEKASILDKVSPSILRNSRPRPASLGTGKDFAAIQVGKLADLEQEQSSKHLFYQGQSRDKLPRPLCVSVKISPKGDPGEHRREALKKLGLLKE, encoded by the exons AGTGACAGCAGCTACGACTTCCTGTCCGCTGAAGAGAAGGAGTGTCTGCTCTTCCTGGAGGAGACCATTGGCGCGTTGGACACTGAGGCTGACAGTGGACTGTCCACTGACGAGTCTGAGCCAGCCACAACGCCCCGAGGATCGCGGGCACTGCCCGTAGCCCAGCCTGCTCCCCAGG GAGATCCGGAAGAGACAGTCGCTCGGCAAGGACTAGGGCCAAGGAGAGTGACTCAGTCCAGCTCATCCCACCCTCctgagccccagggcctgggcctccgGTCTGGCTCCTACAGCCTCCCCAGGAACATCCACATTGGCGGAAGCCAGAACCTCAGGAAAAGCACCCCCCAGGCTAAGACCCTCGTGGTCGCTGGAGAACCCGAGAGGCCTGCAGCAGAGCCTGAGAAACCGCGGGCCAGCCAGGGCGGCAAGCCCCGGGGGGCTGCCCTAGATTTGGACGTGGTGCTCATCCCTCCCCCAGAGGCCTTCCGGGACACCCAGCCAGAACGGTGCAGGGACGACAGCCTGCCGGCGGGGCCAGGACAGCAGAGCCACACACCCCAGCTCCACACGCCAGCCAACCCCCAGAAGAGCGAGCAGATTCCTTCAGAGGCCATGTCCCAAAAAGCCAAGCAAAAAGACTCAGAGGGGGGCCCAAGACAGCCAGGGCCTCCTCCTGCCGTGTTGTCCCAGAGTGCAAGAGCTGAGGATGCTCCCCCTCCATCAGGGGAGGACCCGCATGCCCGGCTGCCTCCCCTCACAGCCCCTAAGCCCCGGAAGCTGCCACCTAATATTGTTCTGAAGAGCAGCCGAAGCAGCTTCCACAGTGATCCCCAGAACTGGCTGTCCCGCCACGCTGAGGCCACCTCTGGGGACTCCTGCCTGGTCTCCTCTTCAGTGCAGGAGCAGCGGAAAGCACGCAGAGAGGCGCTGGAGAAGCTGGGGCTGCCCCAGGACCAAGATGAGCCCGGCCTCCACTTAAAGCACACAAGCTCCATCAGACTCAAGGAGACCCGTGCTCAGGGCCCTTCCTCGGCTCCTGCTCCAGCTCCGGCTCAGCCCGCAGGTCCTGCTCAGGTCTCAGCAGCTGTCCCTGCTGCAGGGAAGGCTCCAGCTCCAGCTCGGGGACCTTCGCCAATGCAGGCTcctgctccagctccagctcaggGGTCTTCTCCAAGCACAGTGTTGATTCCTGCCCAGGTAACCCCTCCAGGGAATGTTGCAGCTGCCAAATCCGTGCCAATTCCCATCCCCAAGGCGCCAAGGGCAAACAGCCCCCTGACCCAGCCAAAGCCAGACTCGGCGCTGACTCTCCAGcagagcagcatccctggcctgaGACAGATGAACTTCAAGTCCAAAACGCTGGAGCGTTCGGGCGTGGGGCTGAGCAGCTACCTCTCGGCTGAGAAGGACGTCAGCCCCCAAACCAGCGCTTCTCTGGAAAAGGCCTCCATCTTGGACAAGGTCTCGCCCAGCATCTTGCGTAATTCCCGACCCCGGCCTGCCTCCCTGGGCACGGGGAAAGACTTTGCAGCCATCCAGGTGGGCAAGCTGGCAGACCTGGAGCAGGAGCAGAGCTCCAAGCACCTGTTCTACCAAGGACAGAGCCGTGACAAGCTTCCTCGACCCCTTTGTGTCAGCGTCAAGATCTCTCCCAAGGGCGACCCTGGCGAACACAGAAGGGAGGCCCTGAAGAAGCTGGGACTGTTGAAGGAGTAG